Proteins encoded together in one Carya illinoinensis cultivar Pawnee chromosome 3, C.illinoinensisPawnee_v1, whole genome shotgun sequence window:
- the LOC122305702 gene encoding pathogen-associated molecular patterns-induced protein A70-like, which yields MQAMNSTWAFITSWFTPTSLFLLLNLTIATIVLSSRFGSQRRPEHEQQLDRVPSFLARVKSFNFSLHKFDQPNTDPVADHFLQPTDPEHVTNPCPVPARPPPQIARSPSLLERLKSINLSSLYRSDSSTSESEVHHPTDLNSDADHLVKQSKSNKSVGAPERPVEKIKKSASEKSPVGSSEEKETTSLEEDEDVDEKADDFINRFKQQLRLQRLDSLLRYRNLLKRN from the coding sequence ATGCAAGCTATGAATTCCACGTGGGCTTTCATAACCAGTTGGTTCACACCCAcctctctcttcctcctcctcaacctcaccATCGCCACCATCGTTCTAAGCTCCCGTTTTGGCTCTCAGAGAAGACCAGAACATGAGCAGCAACTCGATCGAGTCCCTTCCTTTCTCGCCCGAGTCAAGTCCTTCAACTTCTCCCTCCACAAGTTTGACCAACCCAACACAGACCCAGTCGCCGATCACTTTCTCCAACCCACGGACCCCGAGCACGTCACCAACCCGTGCCCCGTTCCGGCTCGTCCTCCGCCCCAAATCGCCCGGTCTCCTTCCTTGTTGGAACGCCTCAAGTCCATCAACCTCTCCTCTCTCTACCGATCCGACTCATCCACCAGTGAAAGCGAAGTTCATCATCCTACGGATCTGAACTCGGACGCTGATCATTTGGTGAAGCAGAGCAAGTCGAACAAGAGTGTCGGAGCTCCGGAAAGGCCGGTGGAGAAGATAAAGAAGTCTGCGAGTGAGAAATCGCCGGTGGGGAGCTCCGAGGAGAAGGAGACGACGTCTTTGGAGGAGGACGAAGACGTGGACGAGAAGGCCGATGATTTTATCAACAGGTTTAAGCAGCAGCTGCGGTTACAGCGGCTCGACTCTCTTCTTCGTTACAGGAACTTGCTTAAAAGGaattaa